One window from the genome of Acuticoccus sp. I52.16.1 encodes:
- the grpE gene encoding nucleotide exchange factor GrpE, whose product MSDETNKNQHEGDTLVPDAAEIMGAGEAAESAEPTSTAGEYEAALAEARAEAEELRNQMLRAVAEAENVRRRAQRDVSDARQYAVTSFARDLLNVADNFARAMDTLKDADLETLPPEVKSVVEGIQMTERELKSVFERHGIKTIDPTGQKFDPNQHQAMFEVENPDIASGTVVQTVQLGSMIGERVLRPAMVGVSKGGPKPGQVKPEAGEDSAEATGDAA is encoded by the coding sequence ATGTCTGACGAGACGAACAAGAACCAGCACGAGGGGGACACCCTCGTGCCCGACGCCGCCGAGATCATGGGCGCCGGCGAAGCGGCGGAGTCCGCCGAGCCGACGTCGACCGCCGGCGAATACGAAGCCGCCCTCGCCGAGGCTCGCGCCGAGGCCGAGGAGCTGCGCAACCAGATGCTGCGCGCCGTCGCGGAGGCCGAGAACGTGCGCCGCCGCGCCCAGCGCGACGTGTCGGACGCCCGGCAATATGCCGTGACGAGCTTCGCCCGCGATCTCCTCAACGTGGCCGACAATTTCGCCCGCGCGATGGACACCCTGAAGGACGCCGACCTCGAGACCCTGCCGCCCGAGGTGAAGAGCGTCGTGGAGGGGATCCAGATGACCGAGCGCGAGCTGAAGTCCGTCTTCGAGCGCCACGGCATCAAGACCATCGACCCCACGGGGCAGAAGTTCGACCCCAACCAGCATCAGGCGATGTTCGAGGTCGAGAACCCCGACATCGCCTCGGGCACCGTGGTGCAGACGGTCCAGCTCGGCTCGATGATCGGCGAACGCGTGCTGCGGCCGGCGATGGTGGGCGTCTCCAAGGGCGGTCCCAAGCCCGGCCAGGTCAAGCCGGAGGCCGGTGAGGACAGCGCCGAAGCGACCGGAGACGCGGCCTGA
- a CDS encoding TraB/GumN family protein produces the protein MKIVARWFVAASVVATLGTAATGATADCGPSPGPDAMLIAEPTAAAAIAEARAGMPNAEGRLWRVETEPPSYLVGTFHLAAGGIAQPGETLTALVTRASGLYLELESSTMTEELARWSANPKNIFRSGDSSFTDAMSPAEREHAEEVLAGYGMPLVVAEQMRPLILVGLLSLPPCALAEADAPGLDEELERIAVEADVEVSGLETVAEQIDALEGQPEVMDQILRMTLSLGADDRAMWFTNIALYRTRHIGAIWTMGLREMAALVGEDEAERIGDVFWEAMVARRNRTMLQRMLPGLREGGKVVAVGALHLPGEDGLVALLREAGLRVTRVASDPHTPAPPRLGLEDPD, from the coding sequence TTGAAGATCGTAGCGCGTTGGTTCGTCGCCGCCTCCGTGGTGGCGACGCTCGGGACGGCGGCAACCGGGGCGACGGCCGACTGCGGTCCGTCTCCCGGCCCCGACGCCATGCTGATCGCCGAGCCGACCGCCGCCGCGGCCATCGCCGAGGCGCGTGCCGGCATGCCCAACGCGGAGGGCCGGCTGTGGCGCGTCGAGACCGAGCCGCCATCCTACCTGGTCGGCACCTTCCACCTCGCAGCCGGCGGCATCGCTCAGCCGGGCGAGACGCTCACCGCGCTCGTGACCCGCGCCTCGGGCCTCTACCTGGAGCTCGAAAGCTCCACCATGACCGAAGAGCTGGCACGGTGGAGTGCCAACCCCAAGAACATCTTCCGCAGCGGTGACAGCAGTTTCACCGACGCCATGAGCCCCGCCGAACGCGAGCACGCGGAGGAGGTGCTCGCCGGGTACGGGATGCCGCTCGTCGTCGCCGAGCAGATGCGCCCGCTGATCCTCGTCGGCCTGCTCAGCCTCCCGCCCTGCGCCCTCGCCGAGGCCGACGCGCCCGGGCTCGACGAGGAACTGGAGCGCATCGCCGTGGAGGCCGACGTCGAGGTCTCGGGGCTGGAGACGGTGGCCGAGCAGATCGACGCGCTGGAGGGTCAGCCGGAGGTCATGGACCAGATCCTGCGCATGACGCTGTCGCTGGGTGCGGACGACAGGGCGATGTGGTTCACCAACATCGCCCTCTACCGTACCCGGCATATCGGTGCGATCTGGACGATGGGTCTGCGGGAGATGGCCGCCCTCGTCGGCGAGGACGAGGCGGAGAGGATCGGCGACGTCTTCTGGGAGGCGATGGTGGCGCGGCGCAACCGCACGATGCTGCAACGGATGCTGCCGGGCCTGCGTGAAGGCGGCAAGGTCGTCGCCGTCGGCGCGCTGCACCTGCCGGGGGAGGACGGTCTCGTCGCCCTCCTGCGCGAGGCGGGGCTCAGGGTGACCCGCGTCGCCAGCGATCCGCACACGCCGGCCCCGCCCCGCCTGGGGCTGGAGGATCCGGACTGA
- a CDS encoding ABC transporter permease: MRRRDYDGRDAAPRRPRPAGGGGPAAAAGVAVKLVIAVPVGAGLVGVLLPAFGYLPPIGADQPGLAAFAALAARPGLAHSAALSVGTALAATLVSLAATASILAATFGTRAMAVTDRLLAPLLSVPHAAAALGFVLLFAPSGLVLRLLSPWATGLRVPPDIALVQDPWGIALTVALVMKETPFLVLMALAALGQIEARPRVAMARALGYGRMAAFLHGVWPLVYRQIKLPVLAVLAFCVSVVDVAMILGPTRPPPLAVRLLTELHAADIDAWLVGSAGAVLLLGLMGALVLAWLALERAAGWALARLRDGGWRARRDRLARIAAMAFAAALTGTMALAVVGLCVQSVAGYWPFPQVLPANVSAASWVERLPGVLDTLATTLGIAIGATALSLPLAVALLASGVRVGGLIYLPLIVPQVAFLFGLATLVIAMGVTAGPVLVTLTHVLFTLPYALIALSGPWAALDPRYEMAARSFGLPWWRRFVMVRLALLTRPLAVAAALGVAVSVALYVPTRIVGGGRVATITTEAVAAATGGDRRLVAMLALMQLALPFVAFALARGGPALAFRHRRAMQGRA; this comes from the coding sequence ATGAGGCGCCGCGACTATGACGGGCGGGACGCGGCGCCGCGGCGCCCCCGGCCGGCCGGCGGCGGGGGGCCGGCGGCCGCGGCGGGCGTCGCCGTCAAGCTCGTCATCGCCGTGCCGGTGGGCGCCGGGCTCGTCGGCGTGCTTCTGCCGGCATTCGGCTACCTGCCGCCCATCGGCGCCGACCAGCCTGGGCTCGCCGCGTTCGCCGCCCTCGCCGCCCGCCCCGGCCTCGCCCATTCGGCGGCGCTGTCGGTCGGGACGGCACTGGCGGCGACCCTCGTCTCGCTGGCGGCCACGGCGTCGATCCTGGCGGCGACGTTCGGCACGCGGGCGATGGCGGTCACGGATCGGCTGCTGGCGCCGCTCTTGTCGGTGCCGCATGCGGCCGCGGCGCTCGGGTTCGTGCTGCTGTTCGCGCCCTCCGGCCTGGTCCTGCGGCTCCTGTCGCCGTGGGCCACCGGGCTGCGGGTCCCGCCCGATATCGCGCTGGTGCAAGACCCGTGGGGGATCGCCCTCACCGTGGCCCTCGTCATGAAGGAGACGCCCTTTCTGGTGCTGATGGCCCTCGCCGCGCTGGGACAGATCGAAGCGCGGCCCCGCGTCGCCATGGCGCGGGCGCTCGGCTACGGGCGGATGGCGGCGTTCCTGCACGGGGTGTGGCCGCTGGTCTACCGGCAGATCAAGCTGCCGGTGCTGGCCGTGCTCGCCTTCTGCGTCTCGGTGGTCGACGTGGCGATGATCCTGGGGCCGACGCGCCCGCCCCCCCTCGCCGTGCGCCTCCTCACCGAGCTCCACGCGGCCGACATCGACGCCTGGCTCGTCGGCAGTGCCGGCGCGGTGCTGCTGCTGGGGCTGATGGGCGCCCTGGTCCTCGCCTGGCTCGCGCTGGAGCGCGCCGCGGGGTGGGCGCTGGCCCGGCTGCGCGACGGCGGCTGGCGCGCCCGGCGCGACCGGCTGGCCCGTATCGCCGCCATGGCCTTCGCCGCGGCATTGACCGGCACGATGGCGCTCGCGGTGGTCGGCCTGTGCGTGCAGTCGGTCGCCGGCTACTGGCCGTTTCCGCAGGTGCTGCCCGCCAACGTCAGCGCCGCGTCCTGGGTCGAGCGCCTGCCGGGCGTGCTCGACACGCTGGCGACCACGCTCGGCATCGCCATCGGCGCGACGGCGCTGTCGCTGCCGCTGGCGGTGGCGCTGCTGGCGAGCGGCGTGCGCGTGGGCGGGCTGATCTACCTGCCGCTGATCGTGCCGCAAGTCGCTTTCCTGTTCGGTCTGGCGACGCTCGTCATCGCCATGGGGGTGACGGCCGGGCCGGTCCTCGTCACCCTCACGCACGTCCTCTTCACGCTGCCTTATGCCCTCATCGCGCTGTCCGGCCCCTGGGCCGCACTCGACCCGCGCTACGAGATGGCGGCGCGCAGCTTCGGCCTGCCGTGGTGGCGCCGCTTCGTCATGGTCCGGCTGGCGCTGCTGACGCGGCCGCTGGCGGTCGCGGCGGCGCTCGGCGTCGCGGTCAGCGTCGCGCTCTACGTGCCGACGCGCATCGTCGGCGGCGGGCGCGTCGCCACCATCACCACCGAAGCGGTCGCGGCGGCCACCGGCGGCGACCGGCGGCTGGTCGCCATGCTCGCCCTCATGCAGCTGGCGCTCCCCTTCGTCGCCTTTGCGCTGGCGCGGGGCGGGCCGGCGCTCGCCTTCCGCCACCGCCGCGCCATGCAGGGCCGCGCATGA
- the moaD gene encoding molybdopterin converting factor subunit 1, with protein sequence MKLKYFAWVRERIGVPEEDIVVPQEVATAGDLILWLKSRGEGYAHALEQDRFIRVAVDQRHVTHDTPVAGAREVALFPPMTGG encoded by the coding sequence ATGAAGCTTAAGTACTTCGCATGGGTGCGCGAGCGGATCGGCGTGCCGGAAGAGGACATCGTGGTGCCGCAGGAGGTGGCCACCGCCGGCGACCTGATCCTGTGGCTGAAGAGCCGGGGCGAGGGCTACGCGCACGCGCTCGAGCAGGATCGCTTCATCCGCGTTGCCGTCGACCAGCGGCACGTCACGCACGATACGCCCGTCGCGGGGGCGCGCGAGGTGGCGCTGTTTCCGCCGATGACCGGCGGCTGA
- a CDS encoding capsular biosynthesis protein, which translates to MRRINLCPGDRAAWGLAPATAYRGRPAGWPAFVGGFMERHGVTAVLMHSEQRPYHHEAAAEARKRGIDVIVTELGYLRPDWMTLEKNGNSVDSLFPTDPATIRALAAEAPPVDTAVRYPREAGLETVDDLKTNLSNVFGWFTYPHYRQHGLYHPFVAYARFLWREGHVGRRTAAAQAVRDRLTAPFFLFAMQTDTDFQIRTNSQYSDTTEALGEVFASFAAHAPAGMRLVLKKHPGDLGPVDWAARVPQLAAAAGIEDRVDFVDGLAMSAWTHDAAGLVTINSSAGLDGLAAGIPTITLSPAIYDVPGLTAQQPLDAFWTAPQAPDPDLFEAFRRALAASVQVRGTIYSRAGTQAAAEGIAARIVAGTVNAPDVADRTPPRYQRAAALGIRPR; encoded by the coding sequence GTGCGGCGGATCAATCTGTGCCCCGGCGACCGGGCGGCGTGGGGTCTCGCCCCTGCGACGGCCTATCGCGGGCGCCCGGCGGGTTGGCCGGCCTTCGTCGGCGGCTTCATGGAGCGGCACGGCGTCACCGCCGTCCTGATGCACTCCGAGCAGCGCCCCTATCACCACGAGGCCGCCGCGGAGGCGCGCAAGCGGGGCATCGACGTCATCGTCACCGAGCTGGGATACCTCCGGCCCGACTGGATGACGCTGGAGAAGAACGGCAACTCCGTCGACAGCCTGTTTCCGACCGACCCCGCCACCATCCGCGCCCTCGCCGCCGAGGCGCCCCCGGTCGACACCGCGGTGCGTTACCCGCGGGAGGCGGGGCTCGAAACGGTCGATGACCTGAAGACCAACCTTTCCAACGTCTTCGGCTGGTTCACCTACCCGCATTATCGCCAGCACGGGCTGTACCACCCGTTCGTCGCCTACGCGCGCTTCCTGTGGCGCGAGGGGCATGTCGGCCGGCGCACCGCCGCCGCGCAGGCCGTGCGCGACCGACTGACGGCGCCCTTCTTCCTCTTCGCGATGCAGACGGACACCGACTTTCAGATCCGCACCAACTCGCAATATTCCGACACGACCGAGGCGCTGGGCGAAGTGTTCGCCTCGTTCGCCGCGCACGCCCCCGCCGGCATGCGCCTCGTCCTGAAGAAGCACCCCGGCGACCTCGGCCCCGTCGACTGGGCGGCACGGGTGCCGCAGCTCGCCGCCGCCGCCGGGATCGAGGATCGGGTGGACTTCGTGGACGGGCTCGCGATGTCGGCCTGGACGCACGACGCCGCCGGGCTCGTCACCATCAACTCCTCCGCCGGGCTCGACGGGCTCGCCGCCGGCATCCCCACCATCACCCTCTCCCCCGCGATCTACGACGTGCCGGGCCTCACCGCGCAGCAGCCGCTGGACGCCTTCTGGACCGCGCCCCAAGCGCCCGACCCGGACCTCTTCGAGGCGTTCCGCCGGGCGCTCGCCGCCAGCGTGCAGGTGCGCGGCACGATCTACTCGCGTGCCGGCACCCAGGCGGCGGCGGAGGGAATCGCGGCGCGCATCGTGGCCGGCACCGTGAACGCCCCGGACGTGGCGGACCGGACCCCGCCGCGCTACCAACGGGCCGCCGCCCTGGGCATCCGCCCGCGCTGA
- a CDS encoding YbaB/EbfC family nucleoid-associated protein, with protein sequence MDLFKMMGKARELQSRMGDLQDELKEIEASGESGAGSVKATMNGAMVLTALAIDPELMKPEDKEIVEDLVMAAVADAQAKVQVLVQERTQSLMGDLGLPAGMKLPFGG encoded by the coding sequence ATGGATTTGTTCAAGATGATGGGGAAGGCCCGCGAGCTGCAGAGCCGCATGGGCGACCTCCAGGACGAGCTGAAGGAGATCGAGGCGAGCGGCGAGTCCGGCGCCGGCTCGGTCAAGGCGACGATGAACGGCGCCATGGTGCTGACCGCCCTCGCGATCGACCCCGAACTGATGAAACCGGAGGACAAGGAGATCGTCGAGGATCTGGTGATGGCCGCCGTCGCCGACGCGCAGGCCAAGGTCCAGGTCCTCGTCCAGGAGCGCACGCAGAGCCTGATGGGCGACCTCGGCCTCCCCGCCGGCATGAAGCTGCCCTTCGGCGGCTGA
- a CDS encoding molybdenum cofactor biosynthesis protein MoaE translates to MRAHVTILDDPLDPKAWFAELAPCDDTGAMAAFVGKCRGEKGRLVALELEHYPGMAEAEIGRIMDEAHARWELFDLLVVHRTGMVKVGEPIVLVAAGSVHRDAAFDAVRFVMDFLKTDAPFWKREHLLDGTVGAWIEAKEADDAARDRWARPTVTA, encoded by the coding sequence ATGCGCGCGCACGTCACCATCCTCGACGATCCGCTCGACCCGAAGGCCTGGTTCGCCGAGCTCGCGCCGTGCGACGATACCGGCGCGATGGCCGCTTTCGTCGGCAAATGCCGCGGCGAGAAGGGCCGGCTCGTGGCGTTGGAGCTGGAACATTATCCCGGCATGGCGGAGGCCGAGATCGGCCGCATCATGGACGAGGCGCACGCGCGCTGGGAGCTGTTCGACCTCCTGGTGGTGCATCGCACCGGCATGGTGAAGGTGGGCGAGCCGATCGTGCTCGTCGCCGCGGGGTCGGTCCATCGTGACGCCGCGTTCGACGCCGTCCGCTTCGTGATGGACTTCCTGAAGACCGACGCGCCGTTCTGGAAGCGCGAGCACCTCCTCGACGGGACGGTCGGCGCATGGATCGAGGCCAAGGAGGCCGACGATGCCGCGCGCGACCGGTGGGCGAGGCCGACGGTCACCGCCTGA
- a CDS encoding adenosine kinase yields MTDARFDVLGIGNAIFDILGHVHDDALEKLGVAKGSMRLVDEAEARAVDAVLTDSVRVSGGSAGNTVAGVASLGGRAAFIGKVADDANGEAYVHDMRHAGVAFTTPPLIGGAPTATSTILVTPDGERTMNTFLGASQELTEADITEGLVEDAAITFLEGYLFDPPAAMAAFRLAASRATAAGRIAALTLSDSFCVERHRDDFMTLLKSGDVGLCFANAAEVKSLFQTDDLDAAAAELGKLVPTAVVTMSEKGARVITDGEAADVPADPVKVVDLTGAGDLFAGGFMLGHARGLAPADCARLGAICAAEVISHFGARPQTTLADLAKTAGFTF; encoded by the coding sequence ATGACTGACGCACGCTTTGACGTTCTCGGCATCGGGAACGCCATCTTCGACATCCTCGGCCACGTCCACGACGACGCACTGGAGAAACTCGGCGTCGCCAAGGGCTCCATGCGCCTCGTCGACGAGGCGGAGGCCCGCGCGGTGGACGCGGTGCTGACCGACTCGGTGCGCGTGTCCGGCGGCTCGGCCGGCAACACCGTCGCCGGCGTCGCCTCGCTGGGGGGCCGTGCGGCGTTCATCGGCAAGGTGGCCGACGACGCCAACGGCGAAGCGTACGTCCACGACATGCGCCATGCCGGCGTCGCCTTCACCACGCCGCCCCTCATCGGCGGCGCGCCGACGGCGACGTCCACCATCCTGGTGACGCCGGACGGCGAGCGCACGATGAACACCTTCCTCGGCGCCAGCCAGGAGCTGACCGAGGCGGACATCACCGAAGGCCTCGTCGAGGACGCGGCGATCACCTTCCTCGAGGGCTACCTGTTCGACCCGCCGGCCGCGATGGCCGCCTTCCGCCTGGCCGCCAGCCGGGCCACCGCCGCCGGTCGCATCGCCGCGCTGACCCTGTCGGACTCGTTCTGCGTCGAGCGCCACCGCGACGACTTCATGACGCTGCTGAAGAGCGGCGACGTGGGCCTCTGCTTCGCCAACGCGGCCGAGGTGAAGTCCCTGTTCCAGACCGACGACCTCGACGCCGCGGCCGCCGAACTCGGCAAGCTGGTGCCGACCGCGGTCGTCACGATGAGCGAGAAGGGCGCGCGCGTCATCACCGATGGCGAGGCGGCGGACGTGCCGGCCGACCCGGTGAAGGTGGTTGATCTCACCGGCGCGGGCGACCTCTTCGCCGGCGGCTTCATGCTGGGCCATGCCCGCGGCCTTGCCCCGGCGGACTGCGCCCGTCTCGGTGCGATTTGCGCGGCGGAGGTGATCTCTCATTTCGGCGCCCGTCCGCAGACGACGCTGGCCGACCTTGCCAAGACGGCCGGCTTCACGTTCTGA
- the pgsA gene encoding CDP-diacylglycerol--glycerol-3-phosphate 3-phosphatidyltransferase, which yields MNLPTLLTWFRCIAVLAVAVTLAWPFGPHRGLALTLFVLAAATDWLDGYLARTLNQTTAFGRMLDSIADKMLVSVTLLMLCAEGSIHGVHALAAALILTRETAIAGLREHLASKEVVVPASMLAKWKTTVQLVALAVLIAAPLVPFPVIANWAGLAILWVATVMTVVSGAQYVWGTRHNWGSHEA from the coding sequence ATGAATTTACCAACGCTCCTGACCTGGTTCCGCTGCATCGCCGTCCTGGCGGTCGCGGTGACGCTGGCCTGGCCCTTCGGTCCTCACCGGGGCCTGGCGCTGACGCTCTTCGTCCTCGCCGCGGCGACCGACTGGCTCGACGGCTACCTCGCCCGCACGCTGAATCAGACCACCGCCTTCGGCCGGATGCTCGATTCCATCGCCGACAAGATGCTCGTCAGCGTGACGTTGCTGATGCTCTGCGCGGAGGGATCGATCCACGGCGTCCATGCGCTGGCCGCCGCGTTGATCCTCACGCGCGAGACCGCGATCGCCGGACTGCGCGAGCATCTGGCCAGCAAGGAGGTGGTCGTCCCGGCCTCGATGCTGGCCAAATGGAAGACCACGGTGCAGCTCGTCGCCCTCGCCGTCCTCATCGCCGCGCCGCTGGTTCCCTTTCCGGTTATTGCGAACTGGGCCGGACTCGCCATCTTGTGGGTCGCGACCGTCATGACGGTGGTCAGCGGCGCCCAGTACGTCTGGGGCACGCGCCACAACTGGGGGAGTCATGAAGCTTAA
- a CDS encoding ATP-binding cassette domain-containing protein, whose amino-acid sequence MSLEIDLAVALRGRTMATLKATVEPGAVLSVIGPSGGGKTSLLLAVAGLLDAPFTVTGTVTRDGTDLTPLPPERRRMGLMFQDALLYPHMSVVQNVLFAVPRREAGRRLTRAERRARAEANLARVEMGHAAARDPDTLSGGQTSRVALARTLASAPRTLLLDEPFSALDPALRAQVRAFVFDLARQDGLPVVMVSHDPADAEAAGGQIIEIRSCQAG is encoded by the coding sequence ATGAGCCTGGAGATCGACCTCGCCGTCGCGCTGCGCGGGCGCACCATGGCCACGCTGAAGGCGACCGTCGAGCCGGGAGCCGTGCTCTCGGTGATCGGCCCGTCGGGCGGCGGCAAGACCTCGCTGCTCCTGGCCGTCGCCGGACTGCTGGACGCGCCCTTCACCGTCACCGGCACCGTGACACGCGACGGCACAGACCTCACTCCGCTGCCGCCCGAGCGCCGCCGCATGGGGCTGATGTTCCAGGACGCGCTCCTCTACCCGCACATGTCGGTGGTGCAGAACGTCCTCTTCGCGGTGCCGCGGCGGGAGGCCGGGCGGCGCCTGACGCGGGCCGAGCGCCGCGCCCGTGCCGAAGCCAACCTCGCCCGTGTCGAGATGGGGCACGCCGCCGCACGCGACCCGGACACGCTCTCGGGCGGCCAGACGAGCCGTGTGGCACTGGCGCGCACGCTCGCCTCGGCGCCGCGAACGCTGCTGCTGGACGAGCCGTTCTCGGCGCTGGACCCGGCGCTCCGGGCCCAGGTGCGGGCGTTCGTCTTCGACCTGGCGCGGCAGGACGGGCTGCCCGTCGTCATGGTCAGCCACGACCCGGCGGACGCGGAGGCGGCGGGGGGCCAGATCATCGAGATCCGGTCTTGCCAAGCAGGGTGA
- a CDS encoding DUF2244 domain-containing protein, with translation MSIAEAEPFHAVLFPHRSLTRRGYLVLMAVVAGAMGFAALRTWAIGAWPVSLFAVADILLVWGAFKLSYRSGRQFEEITVTPSEVLIRKVSPAGRVREHRFQTAWARLAVVRRDEDVVNLEIGSHGRAVVIGAFLNPADRASFASALSDAISRSRGRG, from the coding sequence ATGTCCATCGCCGAGGCAGAACCCTTCCACGCGGTCCTCTTCCCGCACCGGTCGCTCACCCGCCGCGGCTATCTCGTTCTGATGGCGGTGGTCGCGGGCGCAATGGGGTTCGCGGCGCTGCGCACCTGGGCGATCGGCGCGTGGCCGGTCTCCCTCTTCGCCGTGGCGGACATCCTCCTCGTCTGGGGCGCCTTCAAGCTCTCCTACCGCTCCGGCCGCCAGTTCGAGGAGATCACCGTCACCCCGAGCGAGGTGCTGATCCGCAAGGTCTCCCCCGCCGGCCGCGTCCGTGAGCACCGCTTCCAGACCGCATGGGCCCGCCTCGCCGTCGTCCGGCGCGACGAGGACGTCGTCAACCTCGAGATCGGCTCGCACGGTCGCGCCGTCGTCATCGGCGCCTTCCTCAATCCGGCGGACCGGGCCAGCTTCGCCAGCGCGCTGTCCGATGCGATCAGCCGCAGCCGCGGCCGAGGCTGA
- a CDS encoding DNA polymerase III subunit gamma/tau: MSRPETTLSDSTAPSATPYTVLARKYRPHHFGELIGQAPMVRTLKNAFAHDRIPQAWMLTGVRGVGKTTTARILARALNYEKDGARHPTVEFTEFGDHCKAIMEGRHVDVIEMDAASHTSINDIREITDAARYKPVSALYKVYIIDEVHMLSTAAFNGLLKTLEEPPEHVKFIFATTEIRKVPVTVLSRCQRFDLRRIEADELSAHLAKVATNEGITADEEALRLIARAAEGSVRDSLSLMDQAISHGGGVISAESLRDMLGLADRTRIVDLFERVMKGDAAGALAELGAQYEVGADPAVILTDLASFTHQVTRLKVTNGSPDPGDPQEVRESAVAFAAGLGMAALSRMWQALLAGIQEVQSAPKPMMAAEMVLIRLTYMASLPDPDRLPMTDAPQAPGGGGPARPPRGPGNGPAARAVAPAQARASARAERPQPQSFEDIAALMGSHSLLLKQAVEQDMRLKAFAPGRIEVTLTEGANANAAGQLGQKLTEVTGSRWIVTVSEGATTPTIHEVKTAEQLRLKAEAGEDPLVKAIMARFADAQIVEVRETPHEADGPAEQARDRKG, translated from the coding sequence ATTTCGCGGCCGGAGACCACCTTGTCCGACAGCACAGCACCGTCCGCGACACCGTACACGGTCCTGGCCCGCAAATACCGCCCGCACCACTTCGGCGAGCTGATCGGCCAGGCGCCGATGGTGCGTACGCTGAAGAACGCCTTCGCTCACGACCGCATCCCGCAGGCGTGGATGCTGACCGGCGTGCGCGGTGTCGGCAAGACGACCACCGCCCGCATCCTCGCTCGCGCCCTCAACTACGAGAAGGACGGCGCCCGCCACCCCACGGTGGAGTTCACCGAGTTCGGCGACCACTGCAAAGCCATCATGGAAGGCCGGCACGTCGACGTGATCGAGATGGACGCCGCGTCCCACACCTCGATCAACGACATCCGCGAGATCACCGACGCGGCGCGCTACAAGCCCGTCTCCGCGCTCTACAAGGTGTACATCATCGACGAGGTGCACATGCTGTCGACGGCGGCCTTCAACGGTCTCCTGAAGACGCTGGAAGAGCCGCCCGAGCACGTGAAGTTCATCTTCGCCACGACCGAGATCCGCAAGGTCCCGGTGACGGTGCTGTCCCGCTGCCAGCGGTTCGACCTGCGCCGGATCGAGGCGGACGAGCTGAGCGCGCACCTCGCCAAGGTCGCCACCAACGAAGGCATCACCGCCGACGAGGAGGCACTGCGCCTGATCGCCCGCGCCGCCGAGGGCTCGGTGCGCGACTCGCTGTCGCTGATGGACCAGGCGATCAGCCACGGCGGCGGCGTGATCTCCGCCGAGAGCCTGCGCGACATGCTCGGCCTCGCCGACCGCACCCGCATCGTCGACCTGTTCGAGCGCGTCATGAAGGGCGACGCCGCCGGGGCGCTGGCCGAACTCGGCGCGCAGTACGAGGTGGGTGCCGACCCGGCCGTCATCCTCACCGACCTCGCCTCGTTCACCCATCAGGTGACGCGCCTCAAGGTGACCAACGGCTCGCCCGACCCCGGCGACCCGCAGGAGGTGCGCGAGAGCGCCGTCGCCTTCGCCGCCGGGCTCGGCATGGCGGCGCTGTCGCGCATGTGGCAGGCGTTGCTCGCCGGGATCCAGGAGGTGCAGTCCGCGCCCAAGCCGATGATGGCGGCCGAGATGGTCCTCATCCGGCTCACCTACATGGCGAGCCTGCCCGACCCCGACCGTCTGCCGATGACCGACGCGCCGCAGGCGCCGGGCGGCGGTGGCCCGGCCCGCCCGCCGCGCGGCCCCGGCAACGGCCCGGCCGCCCGCGCCGTGGCCCCCGCACAGGCTCGCGCCAGCGCCCGCGCCGAGCGCCCGCAGCCGCAGAGCTTCGAGGATATCGCCGCGCTGATGGGCTCGCACTCGCTGCTGCTCAAGCAGGCGGTGGAGCAGGACATGCGCCTGAAGGCCTTCGCGCCCGGCCGCATCGAGGTGACGCTGACCGAGGGCGCCAATGCGAACGCCGCCGGCCAGCTGGGGCAGAAGCTGACCGAGGTCACCGGCTCGCGCTGGATCGTCACCGTCAGCGAGGGCGCCACGACGCCGACGATCCACGAGGTGAAGACCGCCGAGCAGCTCCGCCTGAAGGCGGAAGCCGGGGAAGACCCGCTGGTGAAAGCGATCATGGCGCGGTTCGCCGATGCGCAGATCGTCGAAGTGAGAGAAACACCGCACGAGGCGGACGGGCCGGCCGAACAGGCGCGCGACCGCAAGGGTTGA